In Liquorilactobacillus hordei DSM 19519, the following proteins share a genomic window:
- a CDS encoding cysteine desulfurase family protein, translated as MRHIYLDNAATTPMVKPVIETMTEAMSNVFGNASSTHFHGRQARAILDNSRHVIAQSINAKKDDEIVFTSGGTESDNTAIIETALARKSEGKHLITTAIEHEAVLKSMEYLETLGFEITYLPVDQRGLIDLNDLKDALRPDTILVSIMTGNNEVGSHLPIHEIGELVEPTNAWFHTDAVQAYGLIDIDVQADKIDLLSTSAHKLNGPKFLGFLYRSEEVKIPSLLKGGDQELKRRAGTENIPAIAGFAEAVEIVNANEKKIRQEKYYGFKQQIIKGLQKAEIEFEVNGEITKNNLQHVINIWFKGCKRDALLTNLDLNGISASAGSACTAGSVEPSHVLTAMYGEDSPRIEESLRFSFGVENTSEDIDYLIAQLTKIIKKNRGI; from the coding sequence TTCCACGGCCGACAAGCACGAGCTATTTTGGATAACAGCAGACATGTGATTGCTCAGTCGATTAATGCGAAAAAAGATGATGAGATTGTTTTTACAAGTGGTGGTACGGAAAGTGACAATACTGCAATTATTGAAACTGCTTTGGCTAGAAAATCAGAAGGAAAACACTTAATTACGACGGCAATCGAGCATGAGGCTGTTTTGAAGTCAATGGAGTACCTTGAAACACTAGGTTTTGAAATTACGTATTTGCCAGTAGATCAACGTGGTTTAATCGACCTGAATGACTTGAAAGACGCACTCAGACCAGATACGATTTTAGTATCTATTATGACTGGAAATAATGAAGTTGGCAGTCATCTGCCAATTCATGAAATTGGTGAATTAGTAGAGCCAACTAATGCTTGGTTTCACACGGATGCAGTTCAAGCATATGGACTAATTGATATTGATGTCCAGGCAGATAAAATTGATTTGCTATCAACTTCAGCACACAAGCTTAATGGGCCAAAGTTTTTAGGATTCTTATATCGTTCTGAAGAAGTTAAAATTCCATCATTATTAAAGGGTGGAGATCAAGAATTAAAACGACGTGCGGGTACTGAGAATATTCCAGCAATTGCAGGCTTTGCTGAGGCTGTTGAAATAGTTAATGCAAACGAAAAGAAGATACGCCAAGAAAAATATTATGGATTTAAGCAGCAAATAATTAAAGGGCTGCAAAAAGCTGAAATTGAATTTGAAGTAAATGGCGAGATTACAAAAAATAATCTACAGCATGTAATCAATATATGGTTTAAGGGCTGTAAAAGAGATGCATTATTAACCAATTTAGATTTAAATGGCATTTCAGCTTCTGCGGGATCTGCTTGTACTGCTGGTAGCGTTGAGCCTTCTCATGTTTTAACTGCAATGTATGGTGAAGACAGCCCACGAATTGAAGAGTCTCTAAGATTTAGCTTTGGAGTTGAAAATACATCTGAGGACATTGATTACTTGATTGCACAGCTGACCAAAATAATAAAAAAGAACAGGGGAATATAA